A genomic window from Onychostoma macrolepis isolate SWU-2019 chromosome 22, ASM1243209v1, whole genome shotgun sequence includes:
- the LOC131529965 gene encoding SLAM family member 5-like isoform X1 codes for MKENKSRFYNNSAAERLRDRLKLDHQTGSLSIMNTRTTDSGLYKITSTETGTTLNTFNLTVYAHLPVPVISSNTSQNSSSSSSSSSSGSSVSSCVFLCSVVNVGHVTLSWYKGNSSLSSISVSDLSRSVSLSLECLDDSYSCVVNNPISNQTRHLNNTEICQPCSEDFTPPCGSTEAMIRLALSVLVVVVTVAMLIYDIRSRNLQQKKREQTSTSDTG; via the exons ATGAAGGAGAATAAGAGCAGGTTTTATAATAACAGTGCTGCTGAGAGactcagagacagactgaagctggatcatcagactggatctctgagcATCAtgaacaccagaaccacagactctggactttataaaATAACCAGCACTGAAACAGGGACAACGCTCAACACATTCAATCTTACGGTCTATG CTCATctgcctgttcctgtcatcagcagtaacacttcacaaaattcatcctcatcttcatcatcatcatcatcagggTCATCAGTGTCCagttgtgtgtttctgtgttcagtggtgaatgtgggtcatgtgactctctcctggtacaaaggaaacagttcattgtccagcatcagtgtgtctgatctcagcagaAGTGTTTCTTTATCTCTGGAGTGTCTGGATGATTCCTACAGCTGTGTGGtgaacaatcccatcagcaaccagacgaGACATCTCAACAACACTGAGATCTGTCAGCCATGTTCAG AAGACTTCACCCCCCCCTGTGGTTCTACTGAAGCTATGATCCGATTGGCTCTCTCTGTTCTGGTGGTCGTGGTTACAGTTGCTATGCTGATTTATGACATCAGATCCAGAAATCTTCAACAGAAGAAAAGAGAGCAGACATCAACGTCAGACACTGGTTAA
- the LOC131529965 gene encoding SLAM family member 5-like isoform X2 produces MKENKSRFYNNSAAERLRDRLKLDHQTGSLSIMNTRTTDSGLYKITSTETGTTLNTFNLTVYAHLPVPVISSNTSQNSSSSSSSSSSGSSVSSCVFLCSVVNVGHVTLSWYKGNSSLSSISVSDLSRSVSLSLECLDDSYSCVVNNPISNQTRHLNNTEICQPCSDFTPPCGSTEAMIRLALSVLVVVVTVAMLIYDIRSRNLQQKKREQTSTSDTG; encoded by the exons ATGAAGGAGAATAAGAGCAGGTTTTATAATAACAGTGCTGCTGAGAGactcagagacagactgaagctggatcatcagactggatctctgagcATCAtgaacaccagaaccacagactctggactttataaaATAACCAGCACTGAAACAGGGACAACGCTCAACACATTCAATCTTACGGTCTATG CTCATctgcctgttcctgtcatcagcagtaacacttcacaaaattcatcctcatcttcatcatcatcatcatcagggTCATCAGTGTCCagttgtgtgtttctgtgttcagtggtgaatgtgggtcatgtgactctctcctggtacaaaggaaacagttcattgtccagcatcagtgtgtctgatctcagcagaAGTGTTTCTTTATCTCTGGAGTGTCTGGATGATTCCTACAGCTGTGTGGtgaacaatcccatcagcaaccagacgaGACATCTCAACAACACTGAGATCTGTCAGCCATGTTCAG ACTTCACCCCCCCCTGTGGTTCTACTGAAGCTATGATCCGATTGGCTCTCTCTGTTCTGGTGGTCGTGGTTACAGTTGCTATGCTGATTTATGACATCAGATCCAGAAATCTTCAACAGAAGAAAAGAGAGCAGACATCAACGTCAGACACTGGTTAA